CCATGAACTAATATAGCAATGATAAATGCGGGTTGAGCAAGAATAAAATTTTTTTCAAGAGTATCTTTTATTAAATTGCGATGGAATAACAAAAATAGGCTTCTCTGAAACCACAAAATAAAAATCGTAAAAAACAACCCTATTCCCACCAAGCCCTGATGGACCATCAACATGAAGTATAATCCATCAATTCTCGATTGTCCAAACCGCAGTAATGAATACCATTCGACACCAATACCCCTTCCAAAAATCCAGTTTTTTTGAATCATTTTCAGGGATTCGTATATTTGGTATCTTCGCGAGGCGATAGAGAGGTCTTTTCTCCATTCGAATAAAGATAACGCTCTATTTGTAACACTTTTTAGAAAAATATCAAAGCTGTCGCCCTTGGCAAACTTCAGAAACATTATACTAAGAACACCAATAGCAGTGAGCCCCAGAAGGATTTTTAGAACGAATATAGCTCTTTTCCCTTTTGGTTTAAATACAGCTAAAAGAGGTATGATAATCAATAATTCCCCAGCGATAGCCACATAAAGAAGCCTCGTTTGGGAAGTTATTAACACTGCAAATGATATCAGTAAAATAATCCAATAAAAAGCATTTTCCCCAAATGAAATTTTTTTTTCGTTTATTAAAACAATAATTAACGGGAAAAAAAGCATGATGTTCGATAATGGAGCCCAAGCAAGTCTGCCTGTTAGCGAGGTTCGACTTATAAGGAATATCCCAAAATACTGCAAAAAATAAAAGAAAAGAGCAAGCACCCATCCGATAAAAAGCATTTTGATAAACCTTTTTGTCGAACCCCCAGATCCAAAATAGCATCCAATAGGTAATATCATGATGGGGTAAAGGGCATTCCTAAATGAGGTTCGCACTTCGCTGATATCGTAACCCATCGTATAACCGCGTATAGTCTGTGCTACTATCGAAATAAAATATACACCGATGACAATAAACATCGGTGAAATCTCTATTCTTCTTTTGCGAGTTAAAATCTCGATAAATAACGACGCAAAAACAAAAACCATCGCTATTTCAAGAAACCAAACATTGAGGCCGCCAATATATATTTCAAGTGGATTCTGAAATGAGGGATTGTGGATCAAAGCAAAAACAACAGTCCCAAATAGAACCGCATCGAAGGGTATAATCAGAAGCAGTGAAGCGGTTAATGCGAAAAAGGGAAGCGCAATTCTAGGGTTAAACCAGACAGCTAAAAAAGCCCCCATGAGAGACCAAATAAACACACCGAAATATGCCCAACGGAGTGTCCCGACGGAACCGTCGGTGACGTCATCTCTCAACATTTCCTCCGAAAAATGCCTTTGAGGTCTCTCCAATCCATCTTAATTGCCGCTTTAACTTCATCGCGATAAACAAATTGATCTGAAGGTGTTGGATCTTTAGCCTCGAGGATAGAGAGGGCTAAGAAAAGGATTAGCAAAGCAAAAATCAAAGACGCCATAAAGACCGGAATTCTTTTAGGGCCTGCTTTTTCGTCTGGTGGTTTGGCATAATCTAAAACCGAGACAACAGGCGTCGTTTTCTGCTTAGTTAGATTCGCCATTTCATACTCTTGAATGAGCAATGAATTAACTTGTTCCTTTATATCTCGATCATTCGTTAGACGGCGCACAGAAGCTTCAACCTTTGGAGTGCTAGCGTTAGGATAACCCCTATTATCTTCGAGAAAGTTAATAAGTGAGTCGCTTGCGGCCTGGAGAGTGGCATTGCTTTCTACGAGCCTCTTTTCTAAATACTTAATACTCTCACCCGCTTGAGTAATCCTCACATGTTTGTTGAATTCATCGAGTTTTTCTATCCAAGTATTAAGTAGTAAAGCAGCCAAATAAGGATCTTTAGCTTGAACTCTTAAGGTTATAATACCATTTTCAAGATCTGACTTCGCGTTACTTGAATTAAGAAAATCTTCAACACCGAGTGAACCCCGCTTATATCCAAGCAATTCTCGAAGTTTTCCTTCTCGCCATTTATTATGTCCATCCTGAAAGCGGACTTCTTCTTCTATAACTTTATCTATAACGGCTCTGGAGCGAAGAATATCTACGTATAAAAATGAACTTGGCGCGCCATCTTGTGATTGAGTCCCTTGCGAACCAAAGAAACCAGTGAGGATTCCTATAACACCCATATTCGAAGAATCAGAGGAAGGAAGAAGTTTTCCTTGAGCTTCAAAGGTTGGTGTGGCTATTTCCGTGAAAACGATAGTGAATATCAGTGGTAAAACAACCACCAAATAAAATAATCTTCTTCTACGAAGCAAAAGCCTAGAATACTGTGAAAAACGAGATCCAATTTCCTGATGCATGGCCATTTTATAACTTAAGAAGAATATATATTGTTGTAGCCAAACTGCTAATTATTGACACCGTTTCACCGAGAGTGCTTATCCAATCGGTCTTTTTCTTAATTCTTTGGGGAACTATAATAGCATCTCCGGGTTCGATATTGCCGGTTCTGAGTGAGGCCTTGATAACCTTACCATTGGCTTTAACAACACGAATTCCGCTGACATCAGCGTTACGGGTGATTCCGCCTGCGCGGTCGATATAATAATTAAGTCGTTTCCCATGAACCCAACGAATAGTTCCATTAGAAGCAACCATCCCAATAACATTAACACCTGTTGGGGTTTTGGGAATATAGATAGAATCTCCATCCTCGAGAAGAATATCCTCATCCAACCTACCGGCTACGACCCTATCCATATCGAGTATAATCCGAGCTATTTGTTCGGGTGTGTATATAAATAAAAATGGTGATGTGACTATATTACCCTCAGAATCAAGAACAGCCTCCTGAGTTTGTTGGACAATAGAACGCAAATTGCGATTTTCGATTTCGTCAGCCAGCCTAGGACGAATAAAAACTGCACCGCTAATAAATGCTTCATCAGTAAAGCTTCCAGTGCGATAAATGAGATCCGATAAACGCTCGTTTTGGCTTCTAAGCGCATATTTACCCGGAAATTCGACTTCTCCAACTATAGTAACAATATCCTGAAGTTTCCACCCGGGAACATCACGAATAAAAACAACGTCATAAGGCCTAAGAAGTATATCTTCTGGTCCCTTAGGATTTTCAAGTGCCTTAACAAGATTAATATCGGTAACCTTCGTGGGTTCACCTGGACGAACCCTGGCCAATTCAGCCTTTTCTATAAAAGCGCTTGGCGTAAATCCTCCGGACTCAAAGATAATATCCGAAATATGCATATTTTTATACAATTCAAATTCGCCCGGTCTTCGAACGGCGCCATAGATGGACACAAATTCCCTATCGGTTACATCCCAAATGCTATAAACAACTACTAGGTCCTCATTTTGGAGATAGATATTGTCTTGGCAATTCGGATCATCAATTATACGTCTCAAATTCAAAGGTATAATGGATTTAGACCTATCTGGAAGAATTCTGACTAAATCAGCTCGATTTCGATAAGCATCTGGAAGAAGCTGGTGTCCTTCTTCAAGAAGATCAGAGACGCGCATGGAATCAAAATAGCCATAAGCACCAGGCTGGACTACCTGTCCTTGCACGGTTACAATATCATAACGATATACCTCAATAGAGAAAACTGAAATGTCATCCCCATCTAGAGCTGGCTTTGAACACCATACACTATCGCTAAAATCGACAGTGACTATGCCATAGTTACTACCCTTAATCCTATCTACCATTGCCGAAGAAATATTAGCCGTGGGCAAAGGACCTCCGGCTAATTCAAGAACTTCACCAAGCGAAGTCGAATCTTCGATCTCGTAAATAGCAGGATGGGAAACCTGTCCTCTAACCTTAACAATGGGGCCAAGTCTTGGAATAAGGACGATATCTCCATTTGCGAGTTGGATTCCGCCCTTACTTTTGCCCTCAATAAAAAAATCATACATGTCGAAAACAGATATAAGGCGTCCCGAACGATAAACCTTGATATTCCGATACGAACCAAATTCATTTGGGCCGCCGGAAATCATTAAAGCTTCGATAACATGAGCCATTCCAGGAAGTGAATAGGTTCCGGGAGACCGAGCTTCACCCACAACAAAAACAGTTGAACCACTCATCTTGGAAAGGGTAATATCCAATTCGAAATCGCTATAAATCTTATCCAAGGCTTTTATTATAACATTGCGAGCGGAATCCATATTCAATCCTGCAACTGAAATGGTTCCGGAACGGGGAATAAAGATTTTGCCTTCCCTATCAACAGTCAGATTATATTCGAAATCGACATTGCCCCAAAGGCTAACGATAATATTATCGCCTATCCCTAAAATATAATCATTCGATACAGGAGAGGCAGTAATAGTAGCTGTTTTTAAATTGTCGAAAAAAACTGACCCGAAAAGTTTTAAATCTTTCGGAGTAGCCTTCCGAATACTCTGGACTGTATCTCCATCAACAATTATCCTATCGAAAAAGAAATCCTCGGGAATTTTCTCAGCGACGACTTCCTCGCGAATTTCTTTTTGCTCAAAACGGAGCGTATCTGTACCATCGTAGATCGGAGGTGTCTCATAAGATGGAACTTGCTGGCTAAGCATTGGAGCTTGCTGCTCTTTGAGATACTTTTCATATTGTTGTTGTATCTCAGGGCTCATCCATTGAGTATCGGAACTCAATTGAGAAAACAATGAAACCGATACTAATATCGAAAACAATATTAGGTTTTTAATCTTAAAACCCATAAGCTCCTTAATAATTATTCTTCAGAGGTTTCCGCTTCTTCCTCGGTTTCAGCGCCTTCCTCGGCCTCTTCACCCTCTACTTCTTCTACCTCTAGACCACGAGGTTTAATGACTGTCGCTACTGTTTGAGAATTATCATTTACAATCTCTATTCCTTCTGGCATGACAAGGTCTTTAACGTGAATAGCATGTTCGAAATCGAGATCAGTTATATCCACATGGATCGAATCTGGGACATTATCGGGAAGAGTCTTAATGTCCAGCTCATAAAGCCTAGGCATAAAAAGACCACCCGAATGAACTCCAACGGATTCGCCCGAATATTCAATAGGGACTTTAGTTTCGACCGGTTTGTCTCTGGGTACTTCCTTAAAGTCGATATGCAAAATCCTTTCAGAGACCGGATGATATTGAACCTCGGCGAGCACGGTCAGTTTTGATTGCACATCACCTACCTGAAGCTCGATTATTCCGCGTTCTCTAGTTTTTTGCAGAAAAACCCTTAAATCGTGTTCGTTGAATTTAAGATATAATGGTTCTGATGAAGAACCATAGACTATCCCCGGAACAAAGCCGGAGTTCCTGATACTTTTCAATCCCTTCTTTCCAATTTCTTCTCTCTGCTCTGCTTTGAGTGTCAATATCTTCATATTTTCTCCCTTTAATTCTCCCAGAGGTCCAGGGTATTGTCCTCATATAGGAGAACGGACACTGATTTTTCAAAATGGATATGGTGTATAGCCATCGCAAAGAATCGCCCTGTTTCGATTATATTAATATAATCGCGATTCTTGGATGCCTCAAGTGGTATTGTGTTCGTGATAGTAAGGCCCTCTATTTCAGCAGAGTCCAGCCTTTCCATGGCTGGACCGGATAGAAGCGGGTGAGTGGAGCAAATAAAAATCTTCCCGCAACCCTCGCCCTTGAGCTTGAGGCAGGCTTGTTTCATCGTTCCTGCTGTATCGATAATATCGTCGAGAATTATGATGTGTTTATCCATAACCTCACCGACAATCTTCATTGCTTGAGCTTCTCTGGTTATCTTCTTCCTTTTCTTATAAATAACAGCAATGGGCAGATCTAATCTCGAAGCGATATTTTCCACTCTTTTGACTCCACCGATATCGGGGCTAACAATAACAAAATCCTCTCGGGGATTGCAATCGAATCTTCCAAAAACATCTGTTTCGATGTGATGTTTGAAAAGATTATCGGAAACTAGCTGATCGGTGGGAATATCGAAAAACCCTTGAATCTGAGCCGCATGAAGGTCCATTGTGAGAACCCTGTCGGCACCTGCGCCCACTATTAAGTTAGCGACAAGCTTGCTAGTTATTGGAACGCGCGGCTCGTCCTTACGGTCCTGGCGGGCATAACCAAAATATGGAATGACCGCAGTCACTCTCGATGCACTCGAACGCCTGGCAGCATCGATCATAATAAGAAGCTCGAGAAGATTATCCGCATTTGGAAATGTTGACTGGATAATGAAAACGTCCTTGCCGCGAATATCCTCGCCGATCTTAAAACGAATCTCGCCATCGGCGAAATTCCCAATAAACGTTTCACAGGGCAAAATTCCGAGCTGCCTCGCAATATCATGTCCGAGTTTTGGATTCGATCTTCCAATTATAAGCTTTAGGTTGTCCATTTTTTCGCCTGTTTATTGTAAATTTTCTGGGG
The sequence above is drawn from the bacterium genome and encodes:
- a CDS encoding O-antigen ligase family protein produces the protein MRDDVTDGSVGTLRWAYFGVFIWSLMGAFLAVWFNPRIALPFFALTASLLLIIPFDAVLFGTVVFALIHNPSFQNPLEIYIGGLNVWFLEIAMVFVFASLFIEILTRKRRIEISPMFIVIGVYFISIVAQTIRGYTMGYDISEVRTSFRNALYPIMILPIGCYFGSGGSTKRFIKMLFIGWVLALFFYFLQYFGIFLISRTSLTGRLAWAPLSNIMLFFPLIIVLINEKKISFGENAFYWIILLISFAVLITSQTRLLYVAIAGELLIIIPLLAVFKPKGKRAIFVLKILLGLTAIGVLSIMFLKFAKGDSFDIFLKSVTNRALSLFEWRKDLSIASRRYQIYESLKMIQKNWIFGRGIGVEWYSLLRFGQSRIDGLYFMLMVHQGLVGIGLFFTIFILWFQRSLFLLFHRNLIKDTLEKNFILAQPAFIIAILVHGIGSSAAYVLPTNTILIFSCAMITEKIYSGVKEVSIGVKSLDS
- a CDS encoding SLBB domain-containing protein, whose protein sequence is MGFKIKNLILFSILVSVSLFSQLSSDTQWMSPEIQQQYEKYLKEQQAPMLSQQVPSYETPPIYDGTDTLRFEQKEIREEVVAEKIPEDFFFDRIIVDGDTVQSIRKATPKDLKLFGSVFFDNLKTATITASPVSNDYILGIGDNIIVSLWGNVDFEYNLTVDREGKIFIPRSGTISVAGLNMDSARNVIIKALDKIYSDFELDITLSKMSGSTVFVVGEARSPGTYSLPGMAHVIEALMISGGPNEFGSYRNIKVYRSGRLISVFDMYDFFIEGKSKGGIQLANGDIVLIPRLGPIVKVRGQVSHPAIYEIEDSTSLGEVLELAGGPLPTANISSAMVDRIKGSNYGIVTVDFSDSVWCSKPALDGDDISVFSIEVYRYDIVTVQGQVVQPGAYGYFDSMRVSDLLEEGHQLLPDAYRNRADLVRILPDRSKSIIPLNLRRIIDDPNCQDNIYLQNEDLVVVYSIWDVTDREFVSIYGAVRRPGEFELYKNMHISDIIFESGGFTPSAFIEKAELARVRPGEPTKVTDINLVKALENPKGPEDILLRPYDVVFIRDVPGWKLQDIVTIVGEVEFPGKYALRSQNERLSDLIYRTGSFTDEAFISGAVFIRPRLADEIENRNLRSIVQQTQEAVLDSEGNIVTSPFLFIYTPEQIARIILDMDRVVAGRLDEDILLEDGDSIYIPKTPTGVNVIGMVASNGTIRWVHGKRLNYYIDRAGGITRNADVSGIRVVKANGKVIKASLRTGNIEPGDAIIVPQRIKKKTDWISTLGETVSIISSLATTIYILLKL
- a CDS encoding 50S ribosomal protein L25, with amino-acid sequence MKILTLKAEQREEIGKKGLKSIRNSGFVPGIVYGSSSEPLYLKFNEHDLRVFLQKTRERGIIELQVGDVQSKLTVLAEVQYHPVSERILHIDFKEVPRDKPVETKVPIEYSGESVGVHSGGLFMPRLYELDIKTLPDNVPDSIHVDITDLDFEHAIHVKDLVMPEGIEIVNDNSQTVATVIKPRGLEVEEVEGEEAEEGAETEEEAETSEE
- a CDS encoding ribose-phosphate diphosphokinase encodes the protein MDNLKLIIGRSNPKLGHDIARQLGILPCETFIGNFADGEIRFKIGEDIRGKDVFIIQSTFPNADNLLELLIMIDAARRSSASRVTAVIPYFGYARQDRKDEPRVPITSKLVANLIVGAGADRVLTMDLHAAQIQGFFDIPTDQLVSDNLFKHHIETDVFGRFDCNPREDFVIVSPDIGGVKRVENIASRLDLPIAVIYKKRKKITREAQAMKIVGEVMDKHIIILDDIIDTAGTMKQACLKLKGEGCGKIFICSTHPLLSGPAMERLDSAEIEGLTITNTIPLEASKNRDYINIIETGRFFAMAIHHIHFEKSVSVLLYEDNTLDLWEN